The genomic region TACCTTGTATTATATTGAcacttaaaaaaaatacatatcttctttttctaatttttttttaagtttctaACATAATTAATGACATATACTAATAGATAATCATGATATTTTAAGATTTTGGCATTATGCACATGTGGCGCTGAACTTACTTAGTAATTAAGCTAATTTTGACTTATCTAACTACTAGCACACCCTCGTGCCAAGAAAAAAGAACAATTTTGACTGTGACTAGAAATAGTTATTTCAATAAGATATTTTTAATTGTCATTAATTCTCAAAAAAATAGTATTACTAGAAAATACTCAAAATAGTTTAAAAATAATTGACCATTTTTATTAACAatactttttaataattaataattaataataaccaAACGGAATTAATGTTTTTAATAACTGTGCATTattattgaatcaaattaaaaggaCTTCATGGAAGAATAATAATACCATATTTTGAAGGATATGTGACAACTTGAGAAAGTgaaacatagaaatcatggacTGAATATTTGAACCCATTGAGCTGTTTTTTAAGCTTCAGAGTCATCTTTGAAAGTTGAATATTATGTAACCTTGCAACTGCTGAAATCTCATCAAAGCATGTGCTTCCATtgtttttcagaatccttatgCTTGGAGAACACCCTATAGGACCCACATTTAAAAACCCAAACTTTCTTCCACCTTGCTCATAAATTTCctataaattaaataaagttaGCAATAATGAAAATATATGTTTACATACTTTAATGGCATTTGTAAGGTTTCCAATGACAAAACCAACAAATTGTTGTTTATCAATCGGCAATAATCTCACAGTGGAGTTTGTAACATTCAGAAGGCCACGATAATCATTGCCTCCAACATTGAAAAAGTACACAGATCTtttgagcagtgcctctacttCTTCATCTCCGATTTTTTCCCTTAATATTTTCTTCACATTTTTGAAATATTTCACCTGGGTGTGAAGGTCTATCACCTATATATATATGTCAacaaagaaattaattaaaaaccTTAGCTTGATTAATTTAATGTTCTATTCCAATCATGCATGGTATATGGTCCATATCACCACTTGTAAGTCAAGATTCtagaatataaaaaataaaaaagtaagtcattaaattaattatataNNNNNNNNNNNNNNNNNNNNNNNNNNNNNNNNNNNNNNNNNNNNNNNNNNNNNNGTAATtttgatacaaattaaaaatagtaaaaaaaaaataaataaattgaaaacgTTAccgataaaattaaataaaaaaatattaaaaatatttttaaaaaatcacaaacatcagagacaaaaataaatctcatttaaaaaaatatatcaaaataaagttAACTTCTATATAATTAAAGTATCCttaaaaaatgatattatttaTTTGTGGGAATATGAGGTTATTACATATCCTTGAGCAGTTTGAAGCAGAGCACCAGAGCCTCCAGAGGCAAAATTGACTCCATAGGTGAAATCAGGATTTCCAGGATGAAGATATGGTGGAAGCAAAGGCAACTTTGCAAGCTCAGCTACACATCAATAATTAACTCCTAATTACTCAAATCATTTATGAATAATTATGTAAAACAGTTAATAATGAGAGATCTCACCAATGAAATCTGGAATCATACGTCCATCAGAGAATCTTCCACTTGGATACTTGAAAAGGGTTTCTCCATAGGGAGGATAATTTGCCTGATATAAAGTTGTTGTATTGATATAATTGTTGTTTCCATTGTCAAAAAATGAATCCCCAAATAGGAATAAGGATGCATGTTTCTTGGGTAAACATATCTGAGCCTCACTTGTTTGGATAATAAGAACACTACTCAAAGACAGCACCAGCAAAAACATTAAACCATCCATATTATGCTATGTTTGTATTAACCATTATCTAAGTAGGtttatatagatagatagatagatatagagGCATTAATCATTGTTGTAATAAAGTTAATTACATTATTCATGGTCTtgtaagaaaaaaaatgaaagtgcATGCTGAGAAATGTGGTATAAATATACTGTGTAATTATTTTGAatatagtaaattttttttaaaaagtttgaCCTatgatttttatttgatttttagatttttcacgTTAATTATGTGTCTAAATTATTATcccaataataataatttttatagtgTCTATATATCATTGCATTTAGACGTATCAAAATTTATACTTAAAGATCTATTCAATTCATCCCAACACTCTAGACTATCCCATTAGATACATAGAAGTTTGTGATCAATTTTATTAAACATCTTCGTTctaaactatatatatatgagtATTTCACATGTTAGATAAACAAATGCAAACTACttattaattaattgaatttaactaaatttaaaaaatataatgataatttttttaatatttttaatatattcatTGCCTTAAAAacgtaaaaatattaaattttgtaatacattttataatatatttttttataaaatacttaatttatattttaaaaaaatatcataaacaaAAATTCCAGCATAAACACAATGCAGCAGAGTCAAACTATAAACATCTCAAAATCAGAGAAATTTCAGCAATTCAGCACAATGCAATGAAGCATACACCATAGGACCATCAACAATTTAGAATCAGACAATCAGCAACCAGAGTCACCAATCCAAAATCAGAACAAATCCGCATAAACAACTCAATGTAAAATTGTGGCAATGTTTCTATTTTGAATCAATAACAGCAAAACAATAATTCACCAAAATAACAAGTACAGCAGATTGGATTTAAAAATCAATCTCagcaaaattaatgaattaaacaATTGAATTTATAACTCATCAACGACAGAATTCATCAAAATTCAGAATCATCAATAATATctcaaaattctaaaaattcatAATCATCAATAATTTCAGAATCATcaaataaaaattccaaaaattAATATCTCAAAACTTAGAGAAGCAGAGAAGTAGAAACGTAAAAGAGACATGGAGATAAACTGCAAGACATCACACCTAAAAGAGAAGCAGAGAAGCAGAGAAGCAGAAACAACGTCGACGAGGAAGGGAGAAGCAGCGACGACCCACGACGAGGAGTGGAGAAGCGGCGACGACGACCCACGGCGAGGAGTAGAGAAGCGGCGACGACGATACATGGCGAGGAGCAGCGAAGCAGCAACAGAGAGACAAAGAGCgcgacagagagagagagaagggagagaagggtTCAGCGATGACAAACGATGCGAGGCTCTGGGGGCTGCAGTGGCTACGGGCTGGGTGACTATAAGTGGCTGCGGTGGCTGTGGGTGGCTAGGGTTCTCCCTCTTCTTTCAATCTCAAGCTTTCTTCAATTTGAGAGAGGAGACGCTGAGAGGGGTGAGAGTGGGAGTGGGAGTGGGAGTGGGTTGGGGGTCTTGGGGTTGTTTCTATTTTGAATCAATAACAGCAAAACAATAATTCACCAAAATAACAAGTACAGCAGATTGGATTTAAAAATCAATCTCagcaaaattaatgaattaaacaATTGAATTTATAACTCATCAACGACAGAATTCATCAAAATTCAGAATCATCAATAATATctcaaaattctaaaaattcatAATCATCAATAATTTCAGAATCATcaaataaaaattccaaaaattAATATCTCAAAACTTAGAGAAGCAGAGAAGTAGAAACGTAAAAGAGACATGGAGATAAACTGCAAGACATCACACCTAAAAGAGAAGCAGAGAAGCAGAGAAGCAGAAACAACGTCGACGAGGAAGGGAGAAGCAGCGACGACCCACGACGAGGAGTGGAGAAGCGGCGACGACGACCCACGGCGAGGAGTAGAGAAGCGGCGACGACGATACATGGCGAGGAGCAGCGAAGCAGCAACAGAGAGACAAAGAGCgcgacagagagagagagaagggagagaagggtTCAGCGATGACAAACGATGCGAGGCTCTGGGGGCTGCAGTGGCTACGGGCTGGGTGACTATAAGTGGCTGCGGTGGCTGTGGGTGGCTAGGGTTCTCCCTCTTCTTTCAATCTCAAGCTTTCTTCAATTTGAGAGAGGAGACGCTGAGAGGGGTGAGAGTGGGAGTGGGAGTGGGAGTGGGTTGGGGGTCCTGGGGGTCTTGGGTAGccatttagggtttttttttttttttttttaaataaagtatAAAACGGCGCCGTTTGGATGGAGTACTTGAAccgaaaatcttttaaaaaaccgATCGATTCTGACGGTTCACCAGTTAACCGCCGATTCGACCGATTTTCTGATTGATTTTTTGCTAAACGGTTTATAAAACTAACTGAACTGACCTGGTGATCGATTCTCGATTAATCTGGTTGAACTGGTCGGTCTGATTCGATTTTGAAAATTATGTTAAAAGTTAAGACACAAATTaacaaaattctaattaattaatttttgaaaaattcatgatTGACACGATAAAAGTTATTGGAAGCAAAACAAATGTAATATGTAAGTAATTTATTTTGAGGACACTctactatataaatataattttttttatagttattttttattattttattaatattcaaAATGTAAATCCTAgtatttttaatttctcttttatcgtataaaaaaaatctataaacTTATATCTTTATTATATAATTCACTTTTATTTAGACTAGcaaatatgactttgttagcaaaAATGAAAGTTCTGAGAAACTAATTAAGGAAACTAGGAAAGTGAGACTTTACGATTTCAATCACGGCGGCGTGTGTAGAATTGTGCATGGTTCCAAAGAAAAAAGGAATATTTAATTAGTATATTAGATTTCACATTTGAAATTGATTCGAATATCAAGTTACCCCAAAACCACGTTATTtactttttcgttttcttattttttttcttgttttttttttccacGGTTTCTCATTCAACCAGATTTAATTTGTGGCTACGTTATTTACTCTTGATTTTTCTTAATCTCTCACTTTTGCCTCTTTGCTATTACATTTAGCAATGATTTTGGAGGTATCAAAACgttgtatattttttgttttgtttttggaCTGGATATATGTGTTTGCTTGAATGAGCAAGCACTTGTTCTTTTCCGCAGCCTTAGACGAAATTTAAACCATATGGTTATTCATGTTGGGCCACCGGGGAGCTTCGACTACTGAAGAGACATTATAGAAGTACACcacaaaaattaaataacatccaagaccaaaaatataaaaaagcaaCGTCAAACAAAATGGATAGACTCAACTCAACATATGctcattataattttttttaaacaacgaCAAAAATTGTAATTATAATGGTGATAGTAGCTATAGTTATTTGAGAACAAAAGTCacagaataataaaagaaaaaaaagatgttttttttaaaaaaaaataattttgactAATTAACTAAAATTGGACAAAATATaatgtttagaataaaaatagaaaGTTGTAAACATTAGGAATGAAATTACATCTTAGACTAAATGTTAaagactaaaaaaatattttattttattattataaaacgTTGTATACAATTTCTCATAAATTTACAATCTTTCATCTTATATAccatttatttcattttattcttTTTGATATAAAATTAGTTTCTCTTCTCTGTCACACTTACCagaaattaatttaagaatggaAGTAATAATGGAGATGTGCAATTATATTGTGATTTGGCGTGTATTTTATAAATATGGATCTATTGAAGTTAGAACGCAGGTTACGTTTTGCCATACCAAAAACTAAAAAGCTGAGTCACCTGCAAAACGCAGGATACATTTTACATGAATCCAAAATCAGAAAGCTGCAACAACATGCAAAACGTAGCGTCCGATTGGCAGGGAAGCAGATCGAGAGCTCGAAACGTGTCCCTGTCCTCTGTGTGCAAACCAGACCTGCTTTGTTGATCATGTTGGAAGTTGAAAAATGGAAGCTGCGTTTGGCAGCTGGCCAAGCCAAAACTCATGTTGCGTTTGACAGTCTTTCCAGTTGCATGCACGCTACGTGTTAGAGAAGAGTGTTGTAGGGGGTGTTTAAAATGCAAAACACAGAAGGGGGAGTTACTGAAGAGTGAAGAGTGTTGTGTGAGGGAATTACTGAAGAATGAAAAGTGTTGTGTGAGGAAGCTTgtgggaggaagaagaagagtagaAAACTTAGGTTCATTTAATTCTTAAATAGAAAATAGTTTGTGATTTTACATTTTTACTAGACCTAAAGATCATATTATTGAGTACT from Arachis ipaensis cultivar K30076 chromosome B02, Araip1.1, whole genome shotgun sequence harbors:
- the LOC107624785 gene encoding GDSL esterase/lipase 5 isoform X2; this translates as MYRRRRFSTPRRGSSSPLLHSSSWVVAASPFLVDVVSASLLLCFSFSVLIIQTSEAQICLPKKHASLFLFGDSFFDNGNNNYINTTTLYQANYPPYGETLFKYPSGRFSDGRMIPDFIAELAKLPLLPPYLHPGNPDFTYGVNFASGGSGALLQTAQGYVIDLHTQVKYFKNVKKILREKIGDEEVEALLKRSVYFFNVGGNDYRGLLNVTNSTVRLLPIDKQQFVGFVIGNLTNAIKEIYEQGGRKFGFLNVGPIGCSPSIRILKNNGSTCFDEISAVARLHNIQLSKMTLKLKKQLNGFKYSVHDFYVSLSQVVTYPSKYGYKGGSGACCGSGPYRGEYTCGGNKGIKEYELCQNPNDYVFFDSHHPSDKACEYFAQLIWNGNYTFNKPSNLNQLFQFYSSIIFFLYIYIICTIRNY